CATTTAAAGCAATCGTTTCTCCTTTTATAGTATCTTTAAAAGAACCAAATGTTGGTTTTGCAAACTTGGTTCCTTTCGCAGTTGTTTTCCCTCTATAACCCCTTTCGTCATAATTTTTATCAATTTGCTTTTCAATAATATCTGATAATTTCCCTTTACTTGTTTTTATTTTTTCTGCAATAAAGTCTTCCAAATTTGAACAATATTCCAAGGTAGCTTTATGATTTGCGATATCATTGGTTAATATAGGATCTTCGTAAATACCTCCTTCGTTACGTTTGAATTTTGCAATCATACGTTCAATATTGCCTTCCATTTCACCATAGGAAAAACATAGTGTTGCCCACTCTTCAAATGCTTTAAAAATATTCTCATCACTTGTGTCCCAGAATAGCAAATTACCTTCATGATAATCCTTTATATCTTTTCCAGAGTCTTCGTACACCCAATCTTTAATGAGCCATGCTTTAGCATCATAAATTCGTTCTTTAGAATAAATGGCTTTAGGATAGTTAANNNNNNNNNNNNNNNNNNNNNNNNNNNNNNNNNNNNNNNNNNNNNNNNNNNNNNNNNNNNNNNNNNNNNNNNNNNNNNNNNNNNNNNNNNNNNNNNNNNNTTCATCAAACCGTACGTGAAGTTTTCCCTCATACGGCTTACCGATAGAGTTCTTCATTGAGCTTTCGCAAGGGTTTTCAAGCGTGCATACTTTTCCAAGTCTAACAGCCTTTTGCTTTGTACAAAAGTACTGTATGGTCGCTGGCGAAGCGACTTGTGCGCTTTACGCCCT
This portion of the Saccharicrinis fermentans DSM 9555 = JCM 21142 genome encodes:
- a CDS encoding DUF3289 family protein gives rise to the protein NYPKAIYSKERIYDAKAWLIKDWVYEDSGKDIKDYHEGNLLFWDTSDENIFKAFEEWATLCFSYGEMEGNIERMIAKFKRNEGGIYEDPILTNDIANHKATLEYCSNLEDFIAEKIKTSKGKLSDIIEKQIDKNYDERGYRGKTTAKGTKFAKPTFGSFKDTIKGETIALNDIWATEVYVSEVQFDNDNYKISYEVTLWDHFGLDITDIEDIPNTIPVAKEAFAAWFALQHLRGYKPFVTKITFTKEFEGNINKGKMERNNKREALRAEETKEKINNLPEFKS